In the Pseudomonadota bacterium genome, one interval contains:
- a CDS encoding cytidine deaminase encodes MVDDEITDRLSRAARQAAVNAYAPYSGFPVGAAALASNGKIYTGTNVENASFGLTACAERNAIFRAVGDGARSIVALAIFTPTFAPAAPCGACRQVLSEFGSGTVVTSVCDGGDSLRYAIEELLPLAFGPNDLIDAKDQRKRICVDIDNVVADTDPVMRSVIHELTGGRVDLRYKDITRFNYWECRDGQDESITRDEWAAVHAAFSDPSNLERVQPIKGVQRSLLRLVQRGYVLHFATSRLPQARAATIRWLEAHGFPPHDVHFLKHGEKHVSLGQFAASVEDDPSQALAFAQGGVGTSFLMAHPWNESVPQHSRLKRVHGWDDIVAVLTADSGDPNL; translated from the coding sequence GTGGTTGACGATGAGATCACCGATCGGCTGTCACGCGCTGCTCGGCAGGCAGCCGTCAATGCCTACGCGCCGTACAGTGGCTTCCCAGTCGGTGCTGCCGCGCTCGCGTCCAATGGCAAGATCTACACCGGCACAAACGTTGAGAACGCCTCCTTTGGTCTGACGGCTTGTGCCGAACGAAACGCCATCTTTCGCGCTGTGGGCGATGGCGCGCGTTCGATCGTGGCCCTAGCGATCTTCACTCCGACGTTTGCTCCAGCGGCTCCTTGCGGTGCATGCCGCCAGGTCTTGAGTGAGTTCGGTTCCGGCACCGTAGTCACGTCTGTGTGTGACGGTGGTGACTCCCTCCGATATGCGATCGAGGAGCTGCTCCCTCTCGCATTTGGCCCGAACGACTTGATCGATGCGAAAGACCAGCGTAAACGGATCTGTGTAGACATCGACAACGTTGTTGCTGACACCGATCCCGTTATGCGAAGCGTGATCCACGAGCTCACTGGGGGTCGCGTCGATCTCAGATACAAGGACATCACGCGATTCAACTACTGGGAGTGTCGTGATGGCCAGGATGAGTCCATCACTAGAGATGAGTGGGCCGCTGTCCACGCCGCGTTCTCCGACCCCTCTAACCTCGAACGAGTCCAGCCGATCAAGGGGGTTCAGAGGTCGCTCCTTCGACTAGTACAGCGTGGATACGTGCTGCACTTTGCAACCTCCCGGCTGCCTCAGGCCCGAGCGGCCACCATTCGCTGGCTCGAAGCTCACGGCTTCCCTCCGCACGATGTGCATTTCCTCAAGCACGGCGAGAAGCATGTCTCCCTGGGTCAATTCGCCGCCTCGGTTGAGGATGATCCTTCCCAAGCGTTGGCGTTCGCTCAAGGTGGGGTCGGTACCAGCTTCTTGATGGCCCACCCGTGGAACGAGTCAGTGCCGCAGCATTCGCGACTCAAGCGCGTCCACGGCTGGGACGACATTGTGGCTGTCCTCACTGCCGATAGCGGCGACCCGAACCTGTGA